In Banduia mediterranea, a single window of DNA contains:
- the tpiA gene encoding triose-phosphate isomerase, with the protein MSRRAMVAGNWKMNGSLAGNASLLEGLVAAMPGHDRIDVVVCPPACYLESVGALCDGGLLLGAQNLADQGKPGAFTGELFGGMLKDVGCSHVIVGHSERRALYGETDEVVAAKFRLAQDNGLIPVLCLGESLDEREGGQTETILARQLNAVIDHVGIAAFETAVIAYEPVWAIGTGKTASPEQAQSAHAFLRAQLAGRDARIAALVRILYGGSVKPDNANELFGLEDVDGGLIGGASLKAADFNAICAAAQSA; encoded by the coding sequence ATGAGCCGACGCGCAATGGTCGCGGGGAACTGGAAGATGAATGGCAGTCTTGCCGGCAACGCCAGCTTGCTTGAGGGGTTGGTGGCAGCGATGCCCGGCCATGACCGGATTGATGTCGTGGTCTGTCCGCCAGCCTGCTATCTGGAATCCGTGGGCGCGCTTTGCGACGGCGGTCTGCTGCTGGGTGCGCAGAATCTGGCGGATCAGGGCAAGCCCGGCGCGTTCACCGGCGAACTGTTCGGCGGCATGCTCAAGGATGTGGGGTGCAGCCATGTCATCGTCGGCCACTCGGAACGTCGCGCACTTTATGGTGAGACCGACGAAGTCGTGGCGGCCAAGTTCAGGCTGGCGCAGGACAACGGACTGATCCCGGTCCTGTGTCTCGGCGAGTCGCTGGACGAGCGTGAGGGCGGGCAGACCGAGACGATTCTTGCGCGCCAGCTGAATGCCGTGATCGACCACGTGGGCATTGCAGCATTCGAGACGGCGGTGATCGCCTACGAGCCGGTCTGGGCAATCGGTACCGGCAAGACGGCCAGTCCCGAGCAGGCTCAGAGCGCTCATGCCTTCCTGCGCGCGCAACTGGCGGGACGTGATGCTAGAATCGCCGCCCTCGTGCGTATCCTGTACGGCGGCAGCGTGAAGCCGGACAACGCCAATGAGTTGTTCGGCCTCGAGGACGTCGACGGTGGTCTCATCGGCGGCGCCTCTCTGAAGGCCGCCGATTTCAATGCGATCTGCGCGGCAGCGCAATCGGCCTAA
- a CDS encoding four helix bundle protein has product MAASHFRELEVWRLAMDLTKAVYQLSAGFPRDERFGLTAQIRRAAVSVPSNIAEGNARHTPRDYARFIAIAAGSTAEQQTQLLLAQELGFGQADLARGALDLCERVSQMLSKLHRALEHKSTSGYGSPGPEQ; this is encoded by the coding sequence ATGGCAGCGTCGCATTTTCGCGAACTTGAGGTATGGCGGTTGGCGATGGATCTGACGAAGGCGGTTTATCAGCTCAGCGCAGGCTTTCCGCGCGATGAGCGCTTCGGTCTGACCGCGCAGATTCGGCGCGCCGCAGTATCCGTTCCCTCCAATATTGCTGAAGGGAATGCTCGACACACCCCGCGCGATTACGCACGTTTTATTGCAATCGCTGCGGGATCGACCGCAGAGCAGCAGACTCAGCTGCTTTTGGCGCAGGAACTCGGATTCGGTCAGGCTGACCTTGCGCGGGGCGCTCTTGATCTGTGTGAGCGAGTGAGTCAGATGCTGTCCAAATTGCACCGCGCGCTGGAACACAAATCGACTTCCGGATACGGAAGCCCGGGTCCCGAGCAGTAA
- the secG gene encoding preprotein translocase subunit SecG — protein sequence MHTALVIIQVLVAVGVIALVLLQQGKGADAGAAFGAGASGTVFGSRGSSTFLSRATGILAAVFMLVSLALAYLVNDRALSDSVVDRMAAPAAEQQQTLPPTDELPMTAPEPPEGPSEMVPPEGDAQAPPADETSPAIPE from the coding sequence ATGCATACCGCTCTGGTTATCATTCAGGTGCTCGTCGCCGTTGGCGTGATTGCGCTCGTGCTGTTGCAGCAGGGCAAGGGCGCCGATGCCGGCGCCGCATTCGGCGCGGGTGCCTCCGGAACCGTCTTCGGTTCCCGTGGTTCGTCCACGTTTCTGTCGCGGGCGACCGGGATCCTGGCGGCGGTGTTCATGCTGGTGAGCCTGGCCTTGGCTTATCTGGTCAATGATCGCGCGCTGTCCGACAGCGTTGTCGACCGTATGGCCGCCCCGGCCGCCGAGCAGCAGCAGACCTTGCCGCCGACCGACGAACTGCCGATGACGGCGCCGGAACCGCCCGAAGGGCCGTCGGAAATGGTGCCGCCCGAAGGCGATGCTCAGGCGCCACCGGCCGACGAGACGTCGCCAGCCATCCCGGAGTAA
- the glmM gene encoding phosphoglucosamine mutase produces the protein MSRRYFGTDGIRGRVGVAPMTPAFALRLGWAAGRVLGRGEGATVLIGKDTRRSGYLFESALEAGLAAAGIQVRLLGPLPTPAIAYLTKAVGAQAGVVISASHNPHYDNGVKFFGADGGKLSEAQEAAIEALLDDEPGCVEPEKVGKASRFNDAVGRYVEYCKSRYDGPSMSGLRIVLDCANGAAYRAAPSVFSELGAQVRAIGVSPNGLNINDGCGSTHLGQLQAAVVEQSADLGIALDGDGDRCLMVDAQGNAVDGDQMLYVIARHQLARGGLTGPVVGTVMSNLGLEQAIRAMGLDFERSAVGDRYVFERLLATGGRLGGETSGHILSLDKAGTGDGIVSALQVLAAALLDGRSLGDIVSGMRQFPQVLINVKLAQRSDAKLDTPAIQASMADAERELGVRGRVLLRASGTEPLIRVMVESDDEALSRRVAEAIADSVRATAPA, from the coding sequence ATGAGTCGTCGATATTTCGGAACCGATGGAATCCGGGGCCGCGTGGGTGTGGCACCCATGACGCCAGCCTTCGCTCTGCGCCTGGGTTGGGCTGCCGGGCGCGTGCTGGGCCGTGGCGAAGGCGCGACGGTGCTGATTGGCAAGGACACGCGTCGCTCCGGCTATCTGTTCGAGTCCGCGTTGGAGGCGGGCCTGGCGGCCGCCGGGATTCAGGTGCGGCTGCTCGGGCCGCTACCGACACCGGCGATCGCCTATCTGACGAAGGCCGTGGGTGCTCAGGCGGGCGTCGTCATTTCGGCATCGCACAACCCCCACTATGACAACGGAGTGAAGTTCTTCGGCGCCGATGGTGGCAAGCTCAGTGAGGCTCAGGAAGCCGCAATCGAAGCCTTGCTGGATGATGAGCCGGGTTGCGTCGAACCCGAGAAGGTCGGCAAGGCTTCAAGATTCAACGACGCGGTCGGTCGCTATGTCGAGTACTGCAAGTCTCGCTATGACGGGCCGTCGATGAGCGGTCTGAGGATCGTGCTGGATTGTGCGAACGGCGCGGCCTATCGTGCTGCGCCGTCGGTCTTTTCCGAACTGGGCGCGCAGGTCCGGGCGATTGGCGTCAGCCCGAATGGATTGAACATCAATGACGGCTGCGGTTCCACGCATCTGGGGCAATTGCAGGCCGCCGTTGTCGAGCAATCCGCCGACTTGGGGATCGCGCTGGACGGTGATGGCGATCGCTGCCTGATGGTCGATGCTCAAGGCAATGCCGTGGATGGAGACCAGATGCTGTACGTGATCGCACGCCATCAGCTCGCTCGCGGTGGCTTGACCGGGCCGGTAGTCGGTACGGTGATGAGCAATCTCGGGCTGGAACAGGCGATCCGGGCGATGGGGCTGGATTTCGAACGAAGCGCGGTCGGCGATCGCTATGTGTTTGAACGTCTGCTCGCGACCGGCGGTCGTCTCGGTGGCGAAACCTCAGGCCACATCCTGAGCCTGGACAAGGCGGGAACCGGCGACGGCATCGTGTCGGCCTTGCAGGTGCTTGCGGCGGCCCTGCTGGATGGGCGCAGCCTGGGCGACATCGTCTCCGGAATGCGGCAGTTCCCGCAGGTCTTGATCAACGTGAAACTGGCGCAGCGTAGCGACGCCAAGCTGGACACGCCGGCGATACAGGCCAGTATGGCGGACGCCGAACGGGAACTGGGTGTGCGTGGGCGCGTATTGCTGCGTGCGTCCGGAACAGAGCCGTTGATCCGTGTCATGGTCGAATCCGACGACGAGGCGCTGTCCAGGCGGGTCGCCGAGGCGATCGCGGACAGCGTACGCGCCACAGCGCCCGCCTGA
- the rimP gene encoding ribosome maturation factor RimP: MTGLTEKLTAMLEPVIESLGYELLMLELTGQGHNSVLRLYIDSPDGIDLGDCERVSREVAGALDVEDPIPQAYQLEVSSPGLDRPLAKPQHFERFAGEEVKISLFYPRDGRKRFDGVLRGINGSLVLLETPGGVIELELTDIERARLVPRF; this comes from the coding sequence ATGACAGGACTGACGGAAAAACTGACGGCAATGCTGGAGCCGGTGATCGAGAGTCTCGGCTACGAACTGTTAATGCTTGAATTGACCGGTCAGGGTCACAATTCCGTTCTTCGTCTTTATATTGATTCGCCTGATGGAATAGATCTGGGCGACTGCGAACGGGTCAGCAGGGAAGTGGCCGGCGCGCTTGATGTTGAAGACCCGATCCCCCAGGCGTATCAGCTGGAAGTGTCGTCGCCCGGCCTCGATCGGCCGTTGGCGAAGCCGCAGCACTTCGAGCGTTTCGCGGGCGAGGAGGTCAAGATCAGCTTGTTTTACCCGCGTGACGGCCGCAAGAGGTTCGATGGTGTACTGCGGGGGATCAACGGCAGCCTGGTGCTGCTGGAGACGCCGGGGGGCGTGATCGAGCTGGAACTCACGGATATCGAGCGGGCACGCCTTGTGCCCCGGTTTTGA
- the carB gene encoding carbamoyl-phosphate synthase large subunit has product MPKRTDIQSILIIGAGPIVIGQACEFDYSGAQACKALREEGYRVILVNSNPATIMTDPEMADATYIEPIRWQTLERIIDKERPDAVLPTMGGQTALNCALDLAKHGVLEKYGVELIGANEEAIDLAEDREKFRDAMTEIGLGSARSAVAHSMEQARQIQADIGFPVIIRPSFTMGGSGGGIAYNVEEFEEIVLRGLDLSPTDEVLIEESLLGWKEFEMEVVRDHKDNCIIVCSIENLDPMGVHTGDSITVAPAQTLTDKEYQLLRNASVAVLRKIGVDTGGSNVQFAINPDDGRIIVIEMNPRVSRSSALASKATGFPIAKVAAKLAVGYTLDELRNDITGGMTPASFEPSIDYVVTKVPRFTFEKFPQADSRLTTQMKSVGEAMAIGRNFQESLHKALRSLETGSDGFDPVIGDYDSEATRTRIREELATPRAQRLWYVGDAFRAGFTLDEVQRYTRIDPWFLDQIEELISVESEIAGQRISQIEADVLRRYKRLGFSDRRIATLMRVKEESVRARRRKLCVRPVYKRVDTCAAEFPSSTAYLYSSYDEECEAAPTDRDKIVVLGGGPNRIGQGIEFDYCCVHAALALKDDGYETIMINCNPETVSTDYDTSDRLYFEPLTAEDVLEIIELEKPKGVIVQFGGQTPLKLSRQLEAAGAPIIGTTPDSIDLAEDRERFQKLVDKLGLLQPPNATATSEKQALTLASKVGYPLVVRPSYVLGGRAMEIVHDDDDLKRYMNEAVHVSNESPVLLDRFLNNAIEVDVDALSDGKDVVIGGIMEHIEEAGVHSGDSACSLPAYSLSKKVLDEIRTQVTKLAHGLEVCGLMNVQFAVQDTKVYLLEVNPRASRTSPFVSKATGRPLAKIAARCMVGQSLASQGITQEIVPKHYSVKESVFPFGKFPGVDALLGPEMRSTGEVMGVGSHFGEAFNKAQAGVGMIVPSEGTAFLSVRDQDKKRAIELARVLAARGFRIVATRGTADSIVAAGIDCQTVNKVKEGRPHCVDMIKNGEIQFITNTTEGKQSIEESRSIRAAAIQHKICYFTTMAGSLAAAIAMEHLDKQQVNRLQDLHSQLG; this is encoded by the coding sequence ATGCCCAAACGCACCGACATCCAAAGCATCCTCATCATCGGCGCCGGCCCCATCGTTATCGGCCAGGCCTGCGAGTTCGACTATTCCGGTGCCCAGGCCTGCAAGGCGCTGCGCGAGGAGGGGTACCGGGTCATTCTCGTCAACTCCAATCCGGCGACGATCATGACTGACCCGGAAATGGCCGACGCGACCTATATCGAGCCGATCCGCTGGCAGACGCTGGAACGCATCATCGACAAGGAGCGCCCGGACGCGGTGCTGCCGACGATGGGCGGGCAGACCGCGCTCAACTGCGCGCTGGACCTGGCCAAGCACGGTGTGCTGGAGAAGTATGGTGTGGAACTGATCGGCGCCAATGAAGAGGCGATCGATCTGGCGGAGGATCGCGAGAAGTTTCGCGATGCGATGACCGAGATCGGACTCGGCTCGGCCCGTTCGGCGGTCGCGCATTCCATGGAACAGGCGCGGCAGATTCAGGCCGACATCGGCTTTCCGGTCATCATCCGGCCCAGTTTCACGATGGGCGGTTCCGGCGGCGGCATCGCATACAACGTCGAGGAATTCGAGGAAATCGTGCTGCGCGGCCTCGATCTGTCGCCGACCGATGAAGTCCTGATCGAGGAATCCCTGCTCGGCTGGAAAGAGTTCGAGATGGAGGTGGTTCGCGACCACAAGGACAATTGCATCATCGTCTGCTCGATCGAGAACCTCGATCCGATGGGCGTGCACACCGGCGATTCGATCACGGTGGCGCCGGCACAGACGCTCACCGACAAGGAATACCAGCTGCTGCGCAACGCCTCGGTGGCGGTACTGCGCAAGATCGGGGTCGATACAGGCGGCTCCAATGTGCAGTTCGCGATCAATCCGGACGATGGCCGCATCATCGTCATCGAAATGAATCCGCGCGTGTCGCGGTCCTCGGCGCTGGCGTCCAAGGCCACCGGTTTTCCGATCGCCAAGGTCGCGGCCAAGCTGGCGGTGGGCTATACGCTGGACGAACTGCGCAACGACATCACCGGCGGCATGACGCCGGCGTCCTTCGAGCCCTCGATCGACTACGTGGTCACCAAGGTGCCGCGCTTCACCTTCGAAAAATTCCCGCAGGCCGATTCGCGCCTGACCACGCAGATGAAGTCGGTCGGCGAGGCCATGGCGATCGGTCGCAATTTCCAGGAATCCCTGCACAAGGCCTTGCGCAGCCTCGAAACCGGCAGCGACGGCTTCGATCCGGTGATTGGCGACTACGACAGCGAGGCCACGCGCACGCGCATACGCGAGGAACTGGCGACGCCGCGCGCGCAGCGCCTTTGGTACGTCGGCGACGCCTTCCGTGCCGGTTTCACGCTGGACGAAGTGCAGCGCTACACCCGTATCGACCCGTGGTTTCTCGACCAGATCGAGGAACTGATCTCGGTCGAGTCCGAGATTGCCGGACAGCGGATTTCGCAGATCGAGGCTGATGTGCTGCGTCGCTACAAGCGCCTGGGTTTCTCCGACCGACGTATCGCCACCTTGATGCGGGTCAAGGAGGAATCGGTGCGTGCGCGCCGCCGTAAGCTCTGCGTGCGCCCGGTCTACAAGCGGGTGGACACCTGCGCCGCCGAATTTCCGTCGTCGACCGCCTACCTGTATTCGAGCTACGACGAGGAATGCGAAGCCGCGCCGACGGACCGCGACAAGATCGTGGTGCTCGGCGGCGGGCCGAACCGCATCGGGCAGGGCATCGAGTTCGACTATTGCTGCGTGCACGCGGCGCTGGCGCTCAAGGATGATGGTTACGAAACCATCATGATCAACTGCAATCCGGAAACCGTGTCCACGGACTACGATACGTCGGATCGCCTGTATTTTGAGCCATTGACGGCCGAGGACGTGCTCGAGATCATTGAGCTCGAAAAGCCCAAGGGCGTGATCGTGCAGTTCGGCGGGCAGACGCCGCTGAAGCTGTCGCGCCAGCTCGAAGCGGCCGGTGCGCCGATCATCGGCACCACGCCGGATTCGATCGATCTGGCCGAGGACCGCGAACGCTTCCAGAAGCTGGTCGACAAGCTCGGTCTGTTGCAGCCGCCGAATGCGACCGCGACCTCCGAGAAGCAGGCGCTGACGCTGGCTTCCAAGGTCGGTTATCCGCTGGTGGTCAGGCCTTCCTATGTGCTCGGCGGCCGCGCCATGGAAATCGTTCACGATGATGATGACCTCAAGCGCTACATGAACGAGGCCGTGCACGTTTCCAACGAATCGCCGGTACTGCTCGACCGCTTCCTCAACAATGCGATCGAGGTCGATGTCGATGCGCTCTCCGATGGCAAGGACGTCGTGATCGGCGGCATCATGGAGCACATCGAGGAGGCTGGCGTGCATTCGGGCGATTCGGCCTGTTCGCTACCGGCCTATTCGCTGTCGAAGAAGGTGCTCGACGAAATCCGTACCCAAGTCACCAAGCTCGCGCACGGACTCGAGGTCTGCGGCCTGATGAACGTGCAGTTCGCGGTGCAGGACACCAAGGTGTATCTGCTGGAGGTCAATCCGCGCGCCTCACGCACCAGCCCGTTCGTGTCCAAGGCCACCGGGCGGCCGCTGGCCAAAATCGCGGCGCGCTGCATGGTCGGTCAGTCGCTGGCTTCGCAGGGGATCACCCAGGAAATCGTGCCCAAACACTATTCCGTGAAGGAATCGGTGTTCCCATTCGGCAAGTTCCCCGGCGTGGATGCGCTGCTCGGCCCGGAAATGCGCTCCACCGGTGAAGTCATGGGCGTGGGTAGCCACTTCGGCGAGGCCTTCAACAAGGCCCAGGCCGGCGTCGGCATGATCGTGCCTTCCGAAGGCACGGCGTTCCTGTCGGTGCGCGATCAGGACAAGAAGCGTGCGATCGAGCTGGCGCGGGTGCTGGCGGCCCGTGGGTTCCGGATCGTTGCCACGCGCGGTACGGCGGATTCCATCGTGGCGGCTGGCATCGACTGCCAGACGGTCAACAAGGTCAAGGAAGGCCGCCCGCATTGCGTGGACATGATCAAGAACGGCGAGATCCAGTTCATCACCAACACCACCGAAGGCAAGCAGTCGATCGAGGAATCCAGATCGATTCGTGCTGCCGCGATTCAGCACAAGATCTGCTATTTCACGACGATGGCAGGCTCGCTGGCGGCGGCGATCGCCATGGAGCACCTGGACAAGCAGCAGGTCAACCGCTTGCAGGACCTGCACTCACAGCTGGGCTGA
- the rlmE gene encoding 23S rRNA (uridine(2552)-2'-O)-methyltransferase RlmE produces MGKKRSASSKRWLAEHEADPYVQRARAEGWRSRAVYKLAELDERDGLLRAGSTIVDLGAAPGGWSQYARRRLGDRARIFALDILDIEPIEGVHFIQGDFREESVLQEFEALLGNAEVDLVLSDMAPNLSGVDVADQVGSVHLAELALMFARERLRPGGNFLTKVFQGEGFDTYLKEVRESFDKVMIRKPKASRPRSREVYLFGKSHRS; encoded by the coding sequence GTGGGTAAGAAACGCAGCGCCAGTTCCAAGCGCTGGCTCGCCGAGCACGAAGCCGATCCCTACGTGCAGCGGGCGCGCGCAGAAGGCTGGCGTTCACGTGCGGTGTATAAGCTGGCCGAACTGGACGAACGAGATGGCCTGTTGCGCGCCGGTTCGACGATTGTCGATCTGGGCGCTGCACCCGGCGGCTGGAGTCAGTACGCACGGCGGCGCTTGGGCGACCGCGCGCGCATCTTTGCGCTGGACATCCTCGATATCGAGCCGATTGAAGGGGTGCATTTCATTCAAGGCGACTTCCGTGAGGAATCCGTACTTCAAGAGTTCGAGGCCTTGCTCGGCAATGCCGAGGTCGACCTTGTTTTGTCGGATATGGCCCCCAACTTAAGTGGAGTCGATGTGGCGGATCAGGTCGGATCGGTGCATTTGGCTGAGCTTGCGCTCATGTTCGCGCGCGAGCGCTTGCGACCGGGCGGCAATTTCCTGACCAAGGTGTTTCAGGGGGAAGGTTTCGACACCTACCTCAAAGAAGTTCGCGAATCATTCGATAAGGTGATGATTCGAAAGCCAAAAGCTTCAAGACCGAGAAGCCGGGAAGTGTATCTGTTTGGAAAATCACATCGAAGCTGA
- the greA gene encoding transcription elongation factor GreA, protein MQKVPLTLRGAEKLREELRVLKSETRPQIIAAIAEARAHGDLKENAEYHAAREQQSFAEGRIAEIEAKLSNAQVIDVTQLDAGGKVVFGCTVELADIVSGDEVRYQIVGEDEADIKGGQISVNSPIARALIGKFEGDEVAVRVPAGDREFEIVKVLYI, encoded by the coding sequence ATGCAGAAAGTACCCCTGACATTGCGTGGGGCCGAAAAGCTCCGCGAAGAACTTCGTGTCCTCAAATCCGAGACGCGGCCGCAGATCATTGCCGCCATCGCGGAGGCGCGCGCACACGGCGATCTCAAGGAGAACGCCGAATATCACGCCGCACGTGAGCAGCAGTCCTTTGCCGAAGGGCGCATCGCGGAAATCGAGGCCAAGCTTTCCAATGCCCAGGTCATTGACGTCACCCAGCTCGATGCGGGCGGCAAGGTCGTGTTCGGCTGCACCGTCGAACTGGCTGACATCGTCAGCGGCGACGAAGTGCGCTATCAGATCGTCGGCGAAGACGAGGCGGACATCAAAGGCGGTCAGATTTCGGTGAATTCGCCGATTGCACGGGCGCTGATCGGTAAGTTCGAAGGCGACGAAGTCGCAGTGCGGGTACCGGCGGGCGATCGCGAATTTGAAATCGTCAAAGTTCTGTATATCTAG
- the ftsH gene encoding ATP-dependent zinc metalloprotease FtsH, giving the protein MNDLAKNLLLWAVILVVLMSVFKTFSEQGSPQQQLRYSDFLSKVESGSVESVSIRQDGNIEGQLRDGSKFSTFSPEDDASALVGDLKRNSVSFDGKPPESTPLLLQLLISSFPILLLIAVWIYFMRQMQGGGGGRGAMSFGKSKARMLNADQVKITFNDVAGVEEAKQEVSELVDFLRDPAKFQRLGGKIPRGVLMVGSPGTGKTLLARAIAGEAGVPFFTISGSDFVEMFVGVGASRVRDMFEQAKKHAPCIIFIDEIDAVGRHRGAGLGGGHDEREQTLNQLLVEMDGFEGSEGVIVIAATNRPDVLDPALLRPGRFDRQVVVPLPDVRGREQIIKVHMRAVPLADNVKPDVIARATPGFSGADLANLVNEAALFAARANKRLVEHEDFERAKDKIMMGAERRSMVMSEKEKRLTAYHEAGHAIVGLSVPDHDPVYKVTIIPRGRALGVTMFLPLEDRYSYSKQRLNSQICSLFGGRLAEEIIFGMDNVTTGASNDIERATDIARNMVTKWGLSDRLGPLSYSEDNGEVFLGKSVTQTKHVSDETAHSIDREIREIIDSNFARSRKILEDNLDKLHTMAETLVKYETIDSEQIARIMRGEPPGPPESWTDPGPNEPPSKPAPSAGPAPGMRPAGQT; this is encoded by the coding sequence TTGAACGATCTTGCTAAGAACCTGCTGCTTTGGGCGGTGATCCTCGTCGTCCTGATGAGCGTGTTCAAAACCTTCTCGGAACAGGGAAGCCCCCAACAGCAGCTTCGCTACTCTGACTTCCTGTCCAAGGTCGAGTCCGGCAGCGTCGAGAGCGTGTCCATCCGGCAGGATGGCAACATCGAAGGCCAGCTGCGCGACGGTTCCAAGTTCTCCACCTTCAGCCCAGAGGACGACGCTTCGGCCCTGGTCGGCGACCTCAAGCGCAACAGTGTTTCCTTCGACGGAAAGCCGCCGGAGAGCACGCCGCTGTTGCTGCAGCTACTGATCAGTTCGTTTCCGATCCTGTTGCTGATCGCGGTGTGGATCTACTTCATGCGCCAGATGCAGGGTGGCGGTGGCGGACGCGGAGCAATGAGCTTCGGCAAGTCCAAGGCGCGCATGCTCAACGCCGATCAGGTGAAGATCACCTTCAATGATGTTGCCGGTGTCGAGGAGGCCAAGCAGGAAGTCTCCGAACTCGTCGATTTCCTGCGTGACCCAGCCAAATTCCAGCGTCTGGGCGGCAAGATTCCGCGTGGTGTGCTGATGGTGGGCTCGCCGGGTACCGGCAAGACCTTGCTGGCACGCGCCATCGCTGGCGAAGCCGGTGTGCCGTTCTTCACGATCTCCGGCTCCGATTTTGTGGAGATGTTCGTGGGCGTGGGTGCCTCGCGCGTTCGTGACATGTTCGAGCAGGCGAAGAAGCATGCCCCGTGCATCATCTTCATCGACGAAATCGACGCGGTCGGTCGCCATCGCGGGGCCGGCCTGGGGGGCGGTCACGACGAACGCGAGCAGACGCTGAACCAGTTGCTGGTGGAAATGGATGGCTTCGAAGGCAGCGAGGGCGTGATCGTCATCGCCGCCACCAACCGCCCGGACGTGCTGGACCCGGCCTTGCTGCGCCCGGGTCGTTTCGATCGTCAGGTCGTGGTGCCGCTGCCGGATGTGCGTGGCCGTGAGCAGATCATCAAGGTGCATATGCGCGCAGTGCCTCTGGCCGACAACGTCAAGCCGGACGTGATCGCGCGCGCCACCCCAGGATTCTCCGGCGCCGATCTGGCCAATCTCGTCAACGAGGCGGCGCTGTTCGCCGCGCGCGCCAACAAGCGTCTGGTCGAGCACGAAGACTTCGAGCGCGCCAAGGACAAGATCATGATGGGCGCGGAGCGTCGTTCGATGGTCATGTCCGAGAAGGAAAAACGCCTGACCGCCTATCACGAGGCCGGTCACGCGATCGTCGGCCTGTCGGTACCGGACCATGATCCGGTCTACAAGGTCACGATCATTCCGCGCGGTCGCGCGCTGGGCGTGACCATGTTCCTTCCGCTGGAGGATCGCTACAGCTATTCCAAGCAGCGACTCAATAGCCAGATCTGCTCGCTGTTCGGCGGTCGCCTCGCCGAGGAAATCATCTTCGGCATGGACAACGTGACGACCGGCGCCTCCAATGACATCGAGCGCGCCACCGACATCGCCCGCAACATGGTGACCAAGTGGGGCCTGTCCGATCGGCTCGGGCCGCTGTCGTATTCCGAGGACAATGGCGAGGTCTTCCTCGGCAAGAGCGTGACGCAGACCAAACACGTCTCCGACGAAACGGCGCATTCGATCGATCGTGAAATTCGCGAGATCATCGATTCGAACTTCGCGCGGTCGCGCAAGATTCTCGAAGACAATCTCGACAAGCTGCACACGATGGCCGAAACGCTGGTCAAATACGAGACGATCGATTCCGAACAGATCGCCCGCATCATGCGCGGCGAGCCGCCAGGTCCGCCGGAAAGCTGGACCGACCCGGGCCCGAACGAGCCGCCGTCCAAGCCGGCGCCCAGCGCCGGACCCGCGCCGGGTATGCGCCCTGCTGGCCAGACCTGA
- the folP gene encoding dihydropteroate synthase, with amino-acid sequence MYSELSLPTRALSLERPLVMGILNVTPDSFSDGGRYVDLDAALAQARGMIADGASIIDVGGESTRPGAQPVDAVEEIRRVVPVITALRHESRCVLSIDTLKPAVMRAACEAGAELINDVNALRSPGALDVARDSGAAVCLMHMLGEPRTMQVEPRYDDVVIEVRTFLERRIHACVKAGIAPARLLVDPGFGFGKTLGHNLALLAELHRFTALAPVLIGVSRKSMFGRLLGRSVDERQAASLAAALHAVGQGAAIVRTHDVRETMDALTVINAIANPNT; translated from the coding sequence ATGTATTCCGAACTCTCCCTGCCAACACGCGCGCTGAGCCTTGAGCGGCCCTTGGTCATGGGCATCCTCAATGTCACGCCGGACTCGTTCTCGGACGGGGGGCGATACGTTGATTTGGACGCGGCCTTGGCGCAGGCGCGAGGCATGATCGCCGACGGCGCCAGCATCATCGACGTCGGTGGAGAATCCACGCGGCCCGGCGCGCAGCCGGTCGACGCTGTCGAAGAAATTCGCCGCGTGGTCCCGGTAATCACCGCGCTGCGTCACGAGAGCCGCTGTGTGCTGTCGATCGATACGCTGAAGCCGGCGGTGATGCGGGCCGCCTGTGAGGCCGGAGCGGAGCTCATCAACGACGTGAATGCCTTGCGATCGCCGGGCGCGCTGGACGTGGCGCGCGACTCTGGCGCGGCGGTGTGTCTGATGCACATGCTCGGCGAACCCCGCACGATGCAAGTCGAGCCTCGATATGATGACGTGGTCATCGAAGTGCGGACCTTTCTCGAGCGGCGTATCCATGCCTGTGTCAAGGCCGGCATCGCGCCGGCCAGGCTGCTGGTCGATCCAGGTTTTGGTTTCGGCAAGACGCTGGGGCACAACCTGGCCTTGTTGGCGGAGCTTCACCGCTTTACCGCGCTTGCTCCAGTGTTGATCGGCGTCTCGCGAAAATCCATGTTCGGGCGGCTGCTGGGGCGATCGGTCGACGAGCGGCAGGCTGCGAGTTTGGCGGCAGCACTGCATGCGGTCGGGCAGGGCGCGGCCATTGTGAGGACACATGACGTGCGTGAGACTATGGATGCTCTGACAGTGATCAACGCGATCGCGAACCCGAATACATGA